From a region of the Mycobacterium intracellulare ATCC 13950 genome:
- a CDS encoding thiamine-phosphate kinase, producing the protein MRDESTLRQLGEFAVIDRLVAGRRQPAAVVLGPGDDAALVAAGDGRAVVSTDMLVQDRHFRLDWSTPHDIGRKAIAQNAADIEAMGARPTAFVVAFGAPGETPAAAVDALVDGMWDEAQRVGAGIAGGDLVSCPQWVISVTVLGDLGGREPVRRSGATPGSLVAVAGDLGRSAAGFALWHTGIGGFEELRRRHVVPEPPYGQGAVAAAGGAQAMIDVSDGLIADLRHVADASGVGIDLSTAALAADRDALAAAAAAAGADPWPWVLGGGEDHALVACFAGPAPAGWRIIGRVLDGPARVLVDDQEWSGHAGWQSY; encoded by the coding sequence GTGCGGGACGAATCGACGCTGCGGCAACTCGGCGAATTCGCCGTGATCGACCGCCTGGTGGCCGGTCGCCGCCAGCCCGCCGCTGTGGTGCTCGGGCCGGGTGACGACGCGGCGCTGGTGGCGGCCGGCGATGGCCGCGCCGTGGTGTCGACCGACATGCTGGTGCAGGACCGGCACTTCCGGCTGGACTGGTCGACGCCGCACGACATCGGCCGCAAGGCGATCGCCCAGAACGCCGCGGACATCGAGGCGATGGGCGCGCGGCCCACGGCGTTCGTCGTCGCCTTCGGCGCGCCCGGTGAGACGCCGGCGGCCGCGGTGGACGCGCTCGTCGACGGGATGTGGGACGAGGCGCAACGGGTCGGGGCCGGCATCGCCGGCGGCGACCTGGTCAGCTGCCCGCAGTGGGTGATCTCGGTGACGGTGCTCGGCGATCTCGGCGGCCGCGAGCCGGTGCGGCGATCGGGCGCAACGCCGGGTTCGCTGGTCGCTGTCGCCGGCGACCTGGGCCGTTCGGCCGCGGGATTCGCCCTGTGGCACACCGGTATCGGCGGTTTCGAGGAGCTGCGGCGCCGGCATGTGGTGCCCGAGCCGCCGTACGGTCAGGGTGCGGTCGCCGCCGCCGGGGGAGCGCAGGCGATGATCGACGTCTCCGACGGCCTGATCGCCGACCTGCGGCATGTGGCCGACGCGTCGGGGGTGGGCATCGACCTGTCCACGGCGGCGCTGGCCGCCGACCGCGACGCGCTCGCCGCGGCGGCCGCCGCCGCAGGCGCCGATCCCTGGCCGTGGGTGTTGGGGGGCGGCGAAGACCACGCCCTGGTGGCATGTTTCGCCGGACCCGCGCCGGCCGGATGGCGCATCATCGGGCGGGTGCTCGACGGGCCGGCCCGGGTGCTCGTCGACGATCAGGAGTGGAGCGGCCACGCCGGCTGGCAGTCGTACTAG
- a CDS encoding DUF3515 domain-containing protein — MWGQEVRAVATESDADGGPPRAVIIVAVALAVTTIGVILAIAATREAPPQPVAVAGVPAPQADSPACRALMDALPQRLGDYQRAALEQPEPVGAAAWRSGRGADPVVLRCGLDRPGEFVVGSPIQVVDRVQWFQVRSDQQSAGDAGRSTWYAVDRGVYVALTLPTGSGPAPIQRLSEVIAQRIPAGPISPGPAR; from the coding sequence ATGTGGGGACAGGAGGTGCGGGCGGTGGCAACCGAATCGGACGCCGACGGCGGGCCGCCGCGCGCGGTGATCATCGTCGCGGTGGCGCTGGCCGTCACGACCATCGGGGTGATCCTGGCGATCGCGGCCACCCGTGAGGCGCCCCCGCAGCCGGTCGCCGTCGCGGGCGTCCCGGCGCCGCAGGCCGACAGCCCCGCGTGCCGGGCGCTGATGGACGCGCTGCCGCAGCGCCTGGGTGACTACCAGCGGGCGGCGCTCGAGCAGCCGGAACCGGTGGGCGCGGCGGCATGGCGCTCCGGGCGGGGCGCCGACCCCGTCGTGCTGCGCTGCGGCCTGGACCGCCCGGGCGAGTTCGTCGTCGGCTCCCCGATCCAGGTGGTCGACCGGGTGCAGTGGTTCCAGGTGCGCTCCGACCAGCAATCCGCCGGTGACGCCGGCAGATCCACCTGGTACGCGGTGGATCGCGGTGTCTACGTGGCGCTCACGCTGCCCACCGGGTCGGGCCCGGCGCCCATCCAGCGCCTGTCGGAGGTAATCGCGCAGCGCATCCCGGCCGGGCCCATCAGCCCCGGGCCGGCGCGCTAG
- a CDS encoding D-alanine--D-alanine ligase family protein, which yields MNASDRSTPHPGSGGGERARVAVVFGGRSNEHAISCVSAGSILRNLDPERFEVVAIGITPEGSWVLTDGDPAALAITDRRLPEVTAESGTELALPADPRRGGQLVALPPGAGEVLASVDVVFPVLHGPYGEDGTIQGLLELAGVPYVGAGVLASAAGMDKEFTKKLFAAEGLPVGDYAVLRPSRARLRPEECQRLGLPVFVKPARGGSSIGVSRVASWDQLDAAVAAARRHDPKVIVEAAIVGRELECGVLEMPDGTVEASALGEIRVAGVRGREDSFYDFATKYLDDAAELDVPAKVDDEIADTVRQLAVRAFKAIDCQGLARVDFFLTEDGPVLNEINTMPGFTTISMYPRMWAASGVDYPTLLATMVETALARGVGLR from the coding sequence GTGAATGCCAGCGATCGGTCGACGCCGCACCCCGGCTCGGGGGGCGGCGAGCGGGCGCGCGTGGCCGTCGTCTTCGGGGGGCGCAGCAACGAGCACGCCATCTCGTGCGTCTCGGCGGGCAGCATTCTGCGCAACCTCGACCCCGAGCGTTTCGAGGTGGTCGCGATCGGCATCACCCCGGAAGGTTCCTGGGTGCTCACCGACGGCGACCCGGCCGCGCTGGCGATCACCGACCGGCGGCTGCCCGAAGTCACCGCCGAGTCGGGAACCGAACTGGCGCTGCCGGCCGATCCGCGGCGCGGCGGCCAATTGGTCGCCCTGCCGCCCGGCGCCGGTGAGGTGTTGGCGTCCGTCGACGTGGTGTTCCCCGTGCTGCACGGCCCCTACGGCGAGGACGGCACCATCCAGGGTCTGCTCGAACTCGCCGGCGTGCCGTATGTGGGCGCCGGTGTGCTGGCCAGCGCCGCCGGCATGGACAAGGAGTTCACCAAGAAGCTGTTCGCCGCCGAGGGATTGCCGGTCGGCGACTACGCGGTGCTGCGCCCCTCGCGCGCGCGGCTGCGGCCCGAGGAGTGCCAGCGGCTGGGGCTGCCGGTGTTCGTCAAACCCGCCCGGGGAGGTTCCTCGATCGGTGTGAGCCGGGTAGCGAGCTGGGACCAGCTGGACGCCGCCGTCGCCGCGGCGCGCCGCCACGATCCCAAAGTCATCGTCGAGGCCGCGATCGTCGGCCGCGAGCTGGAGTGCGGTGTGCTCGAAATGCCCGACGGCACAGTCGAAGCCAGCGCGCTCGGCGAGATCCGGGTGGCAGGCGTGCGGGGCCGCGAGGATTCGTTCTACGACTTCGCCACCAAATACCTTGACGACGCAGCCGAATTGGACGTGCCCGCAAAGGTCGACGACGAAATCGCCGACACAGTGCGCCAATTGGCGGTCCGCGCCTTCAAGGCCATCGACTGCCAGGGTCTGGCGCGGGTGGATTTCTTCCTCACCGAGGACGGGCCGGTGCTCAACGAGATCAACACGATGCCGGGGTTCACCACGATCTCGATGTACCCGCGGATGTGGGCGGCCAGCGGCGTGGACTACCCGACCCTGCTGGCGACGATGGTCGAGACGGCGCTGGCCCGCGGGGTGGGCCTGCGCTAG
- a CDS encoding NAD(P)H-dependent glycerol-3-phosphate dehydrogenase: MTSTHAGSTGAVTVMGAGAWGTALAKVLVEAGGPETQVTLWARRPELAERINATRSNPDYLPGTSLPPGIRATADAAEALQNASTVLLGVPAQTMRSNLERWTPLLREGATLVSLAKGIELGTLMRMSQVIVAVTGVDPAHVAVISGPNLASEIAGCQPAATVVASGDSGRAVALQRMLNSGYFRPYTNSDVVGTEIGGACKNVIALACGMAAGVGLGENTAAAIITRGLAEIMRLGIALGAKGATLAGLAGVGDLVATCSSPHSRNRSFGERLGRGATVESILSGTPDGGDGHVVEGVTSCESVLALAASYDVEMPLTDAVHRVCHKGLSVDEAMALLLGRRTKPE, translated from the coding sequence ATGACCAGCACGCATGCCGGTTCGACCGGCGCCGTCACGGTCATGGGCGCCGGGGCGTGGGGCACGGCGCTGGCGAAGGTGCTCGTCGAGGCGGGCGGGCCGGAAACACAGGTCACGTTGTGGGCCCGCAGGCCGGAGCTCGCCGAGCGGATCAACGCCACCCGATCGAACCCGGACTATCTGCCCGGCACGTCGCTGCCGCCGGGCATCCGCGCCACCGCCGACGCCGCCGAGGCGCTCCAGAACGCGTCCACGGTGCTGCTCGGCGTGCCGGCGCAGACGATGCGGAGCAACCTCGAGCGCTGGACGCCGCTGCTGCGCGAGGGCGCGACCCTGGTCAGCCTGGCCAAGGGCATCGAGCTGGGCACCCTGATGCGGATGAGCCAGGTGATCGTCGCGGTGACCGGCGTCGACCCCGCTCACGTCGCGGTGATCTCGGGGCCGAACCTGGCCAGCGAGATCGCCGGATGCCAGCCGGCCGCGACCGTGGTCGCCTCCGGCGACTCGGGCCGGGCCGTCGCCCTGCAGCGCATGCTGAACAGCGGATACTTTCGCCCCTACACCAACAGTGATGTGGTGGGCACCGAGATCGGCGGGGCGTGCAAGAACGTGATCGCGCTCGCCTGCGGGATGGCCGCCGGCGTGGGGCTCGGCGAAAACACCGCGGCGGCGATCATCACCCGGGGCCTGGCCGAGATCATGCGGCTGGGGATCGCGCTGGGCGCCAAGGGCGCGACGCTGGCCGGGCTCGCCGGCGTGGGCGACCTGGTGGCCACGTGCAGCTCCCCGCATTCGCGCAACCGGTCGTTCGGTGAACGGCTCGGCCGCGGAGCAACCGTCGAGTCGATTCTTTCCGGCACGCCCGACGGCGGCGACGGGCACGTCGTCGAGGGTGTGACGTCCTGCGAGTCGGTGCTGGCGCTGGCGGCCAGTTACGACGTCGAAATGCCGCTCACCGATGCCGTGCACCGGGTCTGCCACAAGGGGCTGTCGGTCGATGAGGCGATGGCGCTGCTGTTGGGCCGTCGCACCAAGCCCGAGTGA
- the cofC gene encoding 2-phospho-L-lactate guanylyltransferase, which yields MSGIRADGAGDVALIIAVKRLAAAKTRLAPVFSARTRESVVLAMLMDTLTAAGRVESLGSITVITPDDAAAAAAAELGADVLVDPTPEGHPDPLNNAIATAARAVATSFSNVVALQGDLPALQTQELAEAVAAARQHRRSFVADRLATGTAALFAFGGPLDPRFGSDSSARHRSSGAIELTGAWPGLRCDVDTPTDLAAARRLGVGAATARAIAAH from the coding sequence ATGAGCGGCATACGAGCCGACGGCGCGGGCGATGTCGCGTTGATCATCGCCGTCAAGAGGTTGGCCGCGGCCAAGACAAGACTGGCGCCGGTTTTCTCGGCGCGCACCCGCGAGAGCGTGGTGCTGGCGATGTTGATGGACACCCTGACCGCCGCGGGACGCGTGGAATCGCTGGGCTCGATCACCGTCATCACCCCCGACGACGCGGCGGCCGCTGCGGCCGCCGAGCTGGGTGCCGACGTGCTGGTCGACCCGACGCCCGAGGGCCACCCCGATCCCCTGAACAACGCGATCGCCACCGCGGCGCGCGCGGTGGCAACTTCGTTCTCCAATGTCGTTGCGCTGCAAGGTGATTTGCCGGCGCTGCAGACCCAGGAGCTGGCCGAGGCCGTCGCCGCCGCCCGCCAGCACCGGCGCAGCTTCGTCGCCGACCGGCTGGCGACCGGAACCGCGGCGCTCTTCGCGTTCGGGGGTCCGCTCGATCCCCGGTTCGGTTCCGATTCCTCGGCGCGGCACCGCAGTTCGGGTGCGATCGAGCTGACCGGCGCGTGGCCCGGCCTGCGCTGTGACGTCGACACTCCGACCGACCTCGCTGCCGCCCGCCGCCTGGGGGTGGGCGCCGCGACCGCCCGCGCCATCGCCGCGCACTGA
- a CDS encoding RNA degradosome polyphosphate kinase has translation MMSDDRRVTEIEAEARPDENLWHSGDSAVAAPPAATPTAMTDLPDERYLNRELSWLDFNARVLALADDNSLPLLERAKFLAIFASNLDEFYMVRVAGLKRRDEMGLSVRSADGLTPRKQLALIGEQTQRIATRHARVFLDSVRPALAEECIHIVTWADLDQAERDELSAYFTEQVFPVLTPLAVDPAHPFPFVSGLSLNLAVMVRQPEDGGQHFARVKVPNNVDRFVELAAPRSGRDSAAGEARSIVRYLPLEELIAAFLPLLFPGMEIVEHHAFRITRNADMEVEEDRDEDLLQALERELARRRFGPPVRLEIADDMTEGMLELLLRELDVHPGDVIEVPGLLDLSSLWQIYDLDRPALKDPAFVPDTHPAFADRESPKSIFATLREGDVLVHHPYDSFSTSVQRFIQQAAADPNVLAIKQTLYRTSGDSPIVRALIEAAEAGKQAVALVEIKARFDEQANIRWARALEQAGVHVVYGLVGLKTHCKTCLVVRREGSAIRRYCHIGTGNYNSKTARLYEDVGLLTAAPDIGADLTDLFNSLTGYSRKVSYRNLLVAPHGIRTGIIERVEREIAAHRERGDGRIRLKMNALVDEQVIDALYRASQAGVRVEVVVRGICALRPGAQGYSENIVVRSILGRFLEHSRIIHFRNINEFWIGSADMMHRNLDRRVEVLAQVKDPKLTAQLDELFESALDPSTRCWELGSDGQWTASPQEGHTVRDHQVSLMERHRSP, from the coding sequence GTGATGAGCGATGATCGCAGGGTGACTGAAATCGAAGCTGAGGCGCGACCCGACGAGAATTTGTGGCATTCCGGCGACTCGGCCGTGGCGGCGCCCCCGGCTGCGACGCCCACCGCGATGACCGATCTGCCCGACGAGCGTTACCTCAACCGGGAACTGAGCTGGCTGGACTTCAACGCCCGCGTGCTGGCGCTGGCCGACGACAATTCGTTGCCGCTGCTGGAACGGGCGAAATTCCTGGCGATCTTCGCCTCCAACCTCGACGAGTTCTACATGGTGCGGGTCGCCGGCCTCAAGCGCCGCGACGAGATGGGCCTGTCGGTGCGCTCCGCCGACGGTCTGACGCCGCGCAAGCAGCTGGCCCTCATCGGGGAACAGACCCAGCGGATCGCGACCCGGCACGCGCGGGTGTTCCTCGATTCGGTGCGGCCCGCGCTGGCCGAGGAATGCATCCACATCGTCACGTGGGCGGACCTCGATCAGGCCGAACGCGACGAACTCTCGGCCTATTTCACCGAACAAGTCTTTCCCGTCCTGACGCCGCTGGCCGTCGACCCCGCGCACCCGTTCCCATTCGTCAGCGGGCTGAGCCTGAATCTGGCGGTCATGGTCCGCCAGCCCGAGGATGGTGGCCAGCACTTCGCGCGAGTCAAGGTGCCCAACAACGTCGATCGCTTCGTCGAACTCGCCGCCCCCAGGTCGGGCCGGGACAGCGCCGCGGGCGAAGCCCGGTCCATCGTGCGCTATCTGCCGCTGGAAGAACTGATCGCGGCCTTCCTTCCTCTTCTCTTCCCCGGCATGGAAATCGTGGAGCACCACGCCTTCCGCATCACCCGCAACGCCGACATGGAGGTCGAAGAAGACCGCGACGAAGACCTGCTGCAGGCCCTGGAACGCGAACTGGCGCGCCGGCGGTTCGGCCCGCCGGTGCGACTCGAGATCGCCGACGACATGACCGAGGGCATGCTGGAATTGCTGCTGCGCGAACTCGATGTGCATCCCGGCGACGTCATCGAAGTCCCCGGCCTTTTGGATCTTTCGTCGCTGTGGCAGATCTACGACCTGGACCGCCCGGCGCTCAAGGACCCCGCGTTCGTCCCCGACACGCATCCGGCCTTCGCCGATCGCGAATCCCCCAAGAGCATCTTCGCGACGCTGCGCGAGGGCGACGTGCTGGTGCATCACCCGTATGACTCGTTCTCCACCAGCGTGCAGCGATTCATCCAGCAGGCCGCCGCCGACCCCAACGTGCTGGCGATCAAACAGACGTTGTACCGCACCTCCGGTGATTCGCCGATCGTTCGCGCGCTGATCGAAGCGGCCGAGGCCGGAAAGCAGGCCGTGGCACTGGTGGAGATCAAGGCGCGCTTCGACGAACAGGCCAACATCCGCTGGGCGCGCGCACTCGAACAGGCGGGCGTGCACGTGGTTTACGGACTCGTCGGGCTCAAGACGCACTGCAAGACCTGTTTGGTGGTGCGTCGCGAAGGCTCGGCGATCCGGCGCTACTGCCACATCGGAACGGGCAACTACAACAGCAAGACCGCCCGTCTCTATGAGGATGTCGGCCTGCTGACCGCGGCCCCCGACATCGGCGCCGACCTCACCGATTTGTTCAATTCGCTTACCGGCTATTCGCGTAAGGTCTCCTACCGCAATCTGCTGGTGGCGCCGCACGGAATTCGCACCGGGATCATCGAACGCGTCGAACGTGAGATCGCGGCGCACCGCGAACGCGGGGACGGGCGAATTCGTCTCAAGATGAATGCGCTGGTGGACGAGCAGGTCATCGATGCGCTGTACCGGGCGTCGCAGGCCGGCGTGCGGGTCGAGGTGGTGGTGCGTGGCATCTGCGCGCTGCGCCCGGGTGCACAGGGCTACTCCGAAAACATCGTTGTGCGCTCCATTCTCGGGCGCTTCCTCGAGCACTCGCGGATCATCCATTTCCGCAACATCAACGAATTCTGGATCGGCAGCGCCGATATGATGCACCGCAACCTCGATCGCCGCGTGGAGGTGCTGGCTCAGGTCAAGGACCCCAAGCTCACCGCGCAGCTGGATGAATTGTTCGAGTCCGCACTGGATCCGTCCACGCGCTGCTGGGAACTCGGGTCCGACGGGCAGTGGACCGCGTCGCCGCAAGAGGGCCATACGGTGCGCGACCACCAAGTATCGTTGATGGAGCGGCATCGCAGTCCCTAG
- the mutT1 gene encoding 8-oxo-(d)GTP phosphatase MutT1: protein MPPSSSSSARRSGSRIVHAAGAVLWRPGDADTADHDVEIAVIHRPRYDDWSLPKGKVDPGETAPVAAVREVYEETGQHAVLGRRLNAVSYPIDAGVKKVSYWSARAVGGEFVPGDEVDRLLWLPAAEAMRKLDYAQDRKVLRHFNKKPADTHTVLVVRHATAGRKSRFSGDDTKRPLDKRGRAQAKALVPQLLAFGASRVYAADRVRCHQTVEPLAEELGSTVHNEPTLTEEAYAKNAKRGRHRMLDIAGEHGTPVVCTQGKVIPDLIAWWCARDGVRPDKSRNHKGSTWVLSLSGGRLVAADHLGGALAANVRA, encoded by the coding sequence GTGCCGCCTTCGAGCTCGTCTAGCGCCCGGCGCTCTGGAAGCCGAATCGTCCATGCCGCCGGCGCGGTCCTGTGGCGGCCGGGCGATGCCGACACCGCCGACCACGATGTCGAGATCGCCGTCATCCACCGCCCCCGCTATGACGATTGGTCACTGCCCAAAGGCAAAGTGGACCCCGGCGAGACCGCGCCCGTGGCGGCGGTGCGGGAGGTGTACGAGGAGACCGGCCAACACGCCGTCCTGGGCAGGCGGCTCAACGCGGTGAGCTATCCGATCGACGCGGGCGTCAAAAAAGTCTCCTACTGGTCGGCGCGCGCCGTGGGCGGCGAGTTCGTTCCCGGCGACGAGGTCGACCGGTTGCTCTGGTTACCGGCGGCCGAAGCCATGCGGAAACTCGATTACGCCCAGGACCGAAAAGTGTTGCGCCACTTCAACAAAAAGCCGGCGGACACCCACACCGTGTTGGTGGTCCGGCACGCGACCGCGGGACGCAAGTCGCGCTTCTCCGGCGATGACACCAAGCGGCCGCTCGACAAACGGGGGCGCGCGCAGGCCAAGGCGCTGGTTCCCCAGCTGCTCGCCTTCGGTGCTTCGCGGGTGTATGCGGCCGACCGGGTCCGCTGTCATCAGACCGTGGAACCACTCGCCGAGGAACTCGGCTCGACCGTGCACAACGAGCCCACCCTCACCGAAGAGGCCTACGCCAAGAACGCCAAACGCGGCCGCCACCGGATGCTGGACATCGCCGGCGAGCACGGCACACCGGTTGTCTGCACGCAGGGCAAGGTGATTCCGGACCTGATTGCGTGGTGGTGTGCCCGCGATGGGGTGCGGCCGGACAAATCGCGCAATCACAAGGGCAGCACCTGGGTGCTGTCGTTGTCGGGCGGCCGGCTGGTCGCCGCCGATCACCTCGGCGGTGCGCTGGCCGCCAACGTGCGCGCCTAG
- a CDS encoding HU family DNA-binding protein, giving the protein MNKAELIDVLTQKLNTDRRQATAAVENVVDTIVRAVHKGDSVTITGFGVFEQRRRAARVARNPRTGETVKVKPTSVPAFRPGAQFKAVVSGAQRLPSDGPAVKRGVVGGTGAAKKTAAKKAPAKKAAAKKAPAKKAAAKKAPAKKAAVKKAPAKKAAVKKAPARKAATKAPAKKTAAKKAPARKAATKAPAKKAASKSTARKAPAKKTTARRGRR; this is encoded by the coding sequence ATGAATAAGGCAGAGCTCATTGATGTGCTCACACAGAAATTGAACACGGACCGTCGGCAGGCGACCGCAGCGGTCGAGAACGTTGTCGACACCATTGTGCGTGCGGTACACAAGGGCGACAGCGTCACCATTACCGGGTTCGGTGTGTTCGAACAGCGGCGCCGCGCAGCGCGCGTGGCTCGCAACCCGCGTACCGGTGAGACGGTGAAGGTGAAGCCGACTTCCGTCCCCGCGTTCCGTCCCGGTGCCCAATTCAAAGCGGTTGTGTCTGGCGCACAGCGTCTCCCGTCGGACGGCCCGGCCGTCAAGCGCGGTGTGGTAGGTGGCACGGGCGCGGCCAAGAAGACCGCGGCCAAGAAGGCTCCCGCCAAGAAGGCTGCGGCCAAGAAGGCTCCCGCCAAGAAGGCTGCGGCCAAGAAGGCTCCCGCCAAGAAGGCCGCAGTGAAGAAGGCTCCGGCCAAGAAGGCCGCAGTGAAGAAGGCTCCGGCCCGCAAGGCCGCGACCAAGGCTCCGGCCAAGAAGACTGCGGCAAAGAAGGCCCCGGCCCGCAAGGCCGCGACCAAGGCCCCGGCTAAGAAGGCCGCGAGCAAGTCGACGGCCCGCAAGGCTCCCGCCAAGAAGACGACCGCGCGTCGCGGCCGCCGGTAG
- the leuD gene encoding 3-isopropylmalate dehydratase small subunit, whose product MEAFHTHTGIGVPLRRSNVDTDQIIPAVYLKRVTRTGFEDGLFASWRSDPSFVLNLSPFDRGSVLVAGPDFGTGSSREHAVWALMDYGFRVVISSRFGDIFRGNAGKAGLLAAEVSQDGVELLWKLIEQSPGLEITANLQDRNITAGTTVLPFKIDDHTAWRLLEGLDDIALTLRKLDEIESFEAAYPDWKPRTLSTS is encoded by the coding sequence ATGGAAGCTTTTCACACCCACACCGGTATCGGTGTGCCGCTGCGGCGCTCCAACGTCGACACCGATCAGATCATTCCGGCGGTGTATTTGAAGCGTGTAACCAGAACCGGTTTCGAGGACGGCTTGTTCGCGAGCTGGAGGTCGGATCCGTCATTCGTGCTCAACCTCAGCCCGTTTGATCGGGGGTCGGTCCTGGTCGCAGGACCCGATTTCGGGACCGGCTCGTCGCGCGAGCACGCGGTGTGGGCGCTGATGGACTACGGGTTCCGAGTGGTCATCTCGTCTCGATTCGGTGACATTTTCCGGGGCAACGCCGGCAAGGCGGGGCTGCTGGCGGCCGAAGTTTCTCAGGACGGGGTGGAGCTGCTCTGGAAGCTGATCGAGCAGAGCCCCGGCTTGGAAATCACTGCCAATCTTCAAGATCGAAATATCACCGCGGGAACGACGGTGCTGCCGTTCAAGATTGACGACCACACCGCGTGGCGGCTACTCGAAGGTCTCGACGATATAGCCCTTACGCTGCGGAAACTCGATGAAATCGAGTCTTTCGAGGCGGCCTATCCGGACTGGAAACCTCGCACTCTGTCCACCTCCTGA